Sequence from the Corallococcus sp. EGB genome:
GCGCCACGCCCGTGCGCTGCCACGCCTCCAGCTTCACCAGCGGAGACCCCTCCGAGGACAGGAGCTCCCCCAGCCCCATCACCGGCGTCTTGAAGCGCACGTAGTTGTGGATGTCCGCGTAGAAGTCCGCGCGCGGGTACGTCTCCGCGTCGATGTTCAGGCTCGACGGCAGGAAGAGGTACGCCTCCACCAGGTAGCGCGTCTCGTCCGCGCCCGTGGGCTGGTACTCGAGCTTGATTTCGAACTGCTTGCGGTCGTGGACGTCAAACCGGCTGTGGAGCGCTTCGGGGGCCTGGGACACGGACAGCAGTCTATGTCACAGGTCTGTCACACGGGAGCGCCCAAGACTCCGGGACGACGGAGCGTCCGGGCCGACACACCCGGACCGCTCCCCTGGGGGCATCAACCGTTGGTGCCCGTACGAGACGACGCGCCCTGCACGACGCCCGGGACGACGTCGCCCACCGGCAGGGGGGCCGCCGTCTTCGGCTGGGGCTTCGCGTTCCACACCCGGGACGCCAGCACCAGGCCCATGACGGCCAGGGGCAGCATGGCCAGGGGCCAGGGCTTCCAGTTGGCCGGGTCCTTCATGGCGTCGCCGGTGGGGAGGATCTTCCCGTAGACGAGCGCGTGGACGGCCGTGCCCGCGTACACCGCGCCGTCGATGATGCCCACCACGATGCCCGCGTTCTTCTTGCCGCCGAAGTCCATGGTGGCCGTGCCGGACAGCATGCCGTGCACGCCGATGACGCACAGGGACATGAACACCACGGACCAGCCAGCGCCCGCCGTACCCAGCAGGAACACCGCGCCGACCGCGCCCACCAGCAGGCCCGCGTAGAGGACCGCGGACACGGGGCCGCGGCGCGAGTCGAAGATGCGGTCGCTGATGACGCCCGCGAACATGCCGCCCAGGATGCCGGCGACGCACGACAGCATGCCCCAGTTGGAGGCCACGAAGCCGCCGCCCTCCCCCACCGCCTTGGCGTACTTGGGGAACCACTGCATCACCGCGTTGCGCAGGAAGCCGCTGCAGAACTCCACGCCCAGGATGATGAGGATGACGCGGTTGCTCAGCATCTTGGCGAAGAGCTGCGGCACGCCGAGCGCCGGGCCCGTCTCCCCGCTGGACGCGTCCGCCACGTCGAAGTCCGGGTGGCCCGTCTGGGACGGCGTGTCGCGGATGACGAACGCGTCCAGGACGAGGAAGCCCACGAGCAGCGCCGCGGGCACGAAGAACACCCACCACACCGGCGCCGCGTCCGCGATGAAGCGGCACCAGTCGAACGCGAAGTACAGGCCCAGCGAGATGAGGATGCCGAACACGCCGCCCAGCTGGCCGCGCTCGCGCACGTGGAACCACGACGCGTTCACCTTGACGATGGAGACCGCGCCGAAGCTCTGGAAGTACATGTTCACGCTGTAGAGGACCGACAGCCACACCACCACGCCGCCCGGCGGGTCCCAGCCGTTCTTCAGCACCGCGTACACCAGGCCGCCCATGGCGATGTTCGCCGCCGCGCTGCCGCCCGCGGACAAGAGGATGGTGAAGCGGCCGCCCAGCTTGTCCGTCAGCGGGCCATTGAGCAGGAAGGCCACGCCGTAGGTCAGCGTGCCCCAGAAGAAGATGTTGGCGAAGTCCGCGTTGGACGTCTGGGCCCCCATGGCGCTCGTCGCCACGTTGAGGTTGTAGCGCCCCATGTAGAGGAACGCGTACGTGAGGCCCAGCGGGAACCAGTTGAAGAAGCGGCGGCGGAGGAACGCATCGCTGTGCCCCAGCTCCACCTTCGGAAGCCGTGAGAGCACCAGGCCAATGGCCCCGAGCAGGATGACGATGGGAAGCAGCTGGGCCAGCCACGGGGGCAGGAACGACATGCGACGAACCTCGCCTGCGTAAGAAGGAAGCGGAACGGGGCCGCACCCTACCCCGTCCGTCCTCACCCCGGAAACTCCCAGCGGACTTCAGGAGAGCCGGGCGAGCAGCCGCGTGAGGGACACCTCCGTCTTCGCGTCCGCGATGTCACCCTTCCGGCACGCATCCAACACCGACTGCAGCGGACGCCACTGCAGGTGGGCGCCCTCCTCCAACGGAGAGCCGTCTCCCTCCACCTCGCCCTGCGCCACGCCGGTGACATCCACCGCGGCCGGGAAGACCTTCTCCGACAGGATGCCCGGCGCGAGGAAGAACGCGCCGCCCAACAGCTGGATGTCCTCGGGCCGCACCGTGTAGCCCGCCTCCTCCTTCACCTCCTCCGCCGCGCGGCGGCGCAGCCCGTCCTCGCCCTTGTCGGACGGCTCCAGCAGGCCCGCGACGATCTCCTCCACGCGCAGGTAGCTCACCGTGTCGGGCACGGTCATGGACGCGGTCTGCTCGCGGCGGAAGTACGCCGCGGGGCGCAGGTTCATGCGAGTCAGGACTTCCAGGTTTCCATCCGACGCGCGGCGATAGATGAGCACCGACACCGCGTCCAACCGGGGACGGTCCACCACATCCACCCGGTACACGGGAGAGGAGGAACCATCCGCGCGCCGGTTGCGGCAGCGCAGCCGGCGCACCCGGAGGAAGCCCTCGTCGCAACGCGCCGTGGCGGAGAAATCCTCGATGATCTCGATGTCAGTCACATTGGAACTGCTGGGACGCATGTCTGCCTGCTCTCCTGATGCCCTGGTAGGTGGAGGTGCCACGGTGGCGTTGCTTGCCCGTGCACCCTTGATCTCGTAGGTTGCGCCGTCCTCAAGTCGTCACTCCCCACGAATCACGGATCCCCCACGAATGTGTCGCGCACTGCTCGGCCTCTTCTGCGCCTGCGCCCTGGCCCTCGCCTCGTGCATGCCTGTGCTGGAAGGCCAGGATTACCACCTCGAGGGTCAGGAGGTGCGGCTTACCCTGCTACACACCTCTGACATCCACTCGCGCCTCATCCCGTACGACTTCACGCCGCTGAAGACGGACCAGGACCTGCAGCTCATCCCGGAAGCCGGCCCCTTCGGTGGCGCCACGCGCATCGCGTCCATCCTCAAGCGGGAGCGCAAGAAGGGCGACCGCATCCTGCACCTGGACTCGGGTGACTGCTTCCAGGGCGCGCCCATCTTCAACGTGAACACGGGCGAGGCGGAGTTCCGCTTCCTCTCCGAGCAGCACCTGGACGCCGCCGTGGTGGGCAACCACGAGTTCGACGCCGGCGCGCTCAACTTCACCCGGAAGGCGCGCGACTTCGCCAACTTCCCGCTCCTGGCCGCCAACTACTACTGGGACGACCCGAAGACGACGGGCACCAACGGCACCGCCATGGTGACCAACCCCTACACCATCAAGACGGTGAAGGGCCTGCGGGTGGGCGTCATCGGCATGGCGAACATCTCGTCGCTCAACTCCATCGTGGAGGGCGGCAACAGCCTGCAGGTGACGCCGCTGGAGCAGAACGAGGCCGCGCGCGCCTACGTGGAGCTCCTGCGCCCGGTGACGGACCTGATTGTCATCGTCAGCCACCTGGGCCTCACCGAGGACCAGGATCTGATCCAGGGCTACGAGGCCTATTATGAGTACGGCCGCGCGAAGCCCTTCATCGAGCGCCAGCACGACGCGTGGAAGGTGCTGGAGTGGTTTGGTCCCGAAGGCAACGACAAGTCGGTGGTGCGCGTGCACATCGCGGGCGTCCGCGGCATGGACGTGGTGCTGGGCGGCCACCTGCACGTGGTGCTCAACCCGCCGCAGCTCGTCACGGACCCCAGCGGCCGCAAGGTCGTGCTGTCGCACTCGGGCGCGTTCGCCAAGTACGTGGGCCGCCTGGAGCTGGTCGTGAAGATGCCGCAGCACCTGGGCGAGGGCGAGGGCGCCGAGGTCATCAGCCAGGACTACCACGCGTTCCCGGTGGACGGCCTCTGGTGCAACGAGGCGATGCGCACGTTGCGCTTCGGGAACGGCATCTTCTGGGACCCGGGCGCGTTCATCAACGCGCCCGGCGTGCGCGAGGCCATCGCCGAGTGCGGCCGCCAGGAGGACGCGCAGACCACGGACCTGCTCATCCCGTACCTGCTGGGCATGGACGTGAAGCTGCAGCTCACGTCCATCTTCTCCTACGCGCCGACGGACGTGCAGCGCCGCAACAACTCCAACGGCGGTGACTCGCCGCTGGGCAACATCGCCGCGGACTCCATGCGCAAGCGCAACCGCGTGGAGGCGGAGATGGCGCTCACCAACAGCCTGGGCATCCGCGACAACCTCTACGCGGGCGTCGTGACGCAGGAGGCGATGTTCAACGTGTTCCCGTTCGAGAACACCATCAACATCATGTACCTGTCCGGCGTGGAGATGCAGGAGATGTTCGACTTCGTCACCGAGCGCTCCTCGGAGCGCGGGTGCGTGAGCCAGGCTCAGATCTCCGGCGCGCGCTTCACCATGGACTGCGCCCAGGTGCAGCTCAACGACCTGCGCATCGCGTGCACCCCGGCCACCGTGCAGAAGGACTGCCCCCAGGAGAACCGCGAGGGCCACGCGCCCTGGCAGTGCCTGGAGGACACCAGCGGTTCGCGCTGCTGGGCGCACCCGGGCGTCGACATCCAGATCAACGGCAAGCCGCTGGACACCAACGGCACCTACAAGATCGCGGTGAACGACTACATCGCCAAGGGCGGCTCCGGCTTCACGGTGCTCAAGCGCAACACCACGCGCATCGAGACGGGCATCAGCCTGCGCGACTCGCTCATCGGCTACATGCAGGGCTTCTGCACCTGCGACGACATGCTCAACGGCCGGGAGACGTCCAGCAACGGCACGCGCTGCGGGTCGCTGGTCAATGGCAAGTGGACGGTGGATGAGAAGACGCTGAACTCCTGCAAGGTGTCCAAGGCCTTCGAGGACGCGCTCAACAACAAGGTGGGCAGCTGCTCCTGCCTGGAGCTGCTCAACGTGCCCGCGGACGCCGCGAAGCAGCAGCAGGCCATGGCCCGGTGCGGTCTGCCGGACACGACGAAGGAAGCGGCCCTGGCGCAGTGCGCGCTGCCGCAGGGTCCCTACACCGGCCGCTGCACATGCCGGGACCTGCTCACGGGGGGCAACCCCACGTGCGGTACGGTGACGAGTCAGCTGCGGACGTTCTGTGAGAAGCCCACAGCCATGCCCATCGCGAACGCCATCGAGGATGGCCGCATCGGGCGGAGGGTGAAGTGATGAAGCGACTCTTCCTGCTGTCCACGCTGGCCCTGGCGGCCGGCTGTTACACGAAGGAGTCCGAGACCCCCATCGGCGTCACGTCGTTCCGCGTGGAGGTGACCGGTATCACCACCGGCGACTCCAACGCGGCGTTGCTGCCGGTGGTGAACGCGTGCGCCGCGAAGTACGGCAACAACCAGGACGCGGTGCCGCCCGAGATCCGCGGCACGGCGGAGTGCCTCTACACCCTGCCCCGCACGAACGTGGACATCAACCTGTCCATCACCGCGATCGACGGCACCGGCGGGGAGATGACCTCCTTCAACGGGCCGGTGTCCTTCCGGGTCATCCCGGGAGACCTCACCGGTGACTACAGCAAGCGCTGGACGCAGCTGACCAACGGCAAGGGCACGGGCAGCGTGCGCGTGGCCCACCTGTATGGTGAGACGCACGTCTGGGTGCAGGACCAGGACCTGAAGCTGGACTACGCGGACGGCGGCGTGGTGGGCGACCTGTCCCAGCTGCCCCAGGAGCCGGCCACGCGCAGCTACGCGACGGGCCTGTCCCCGGGCATCCGGTTCGAGGAGCCCACCATCGCGAGCATCAACCTGCCGGAGGGCGGCTCGGAGACGAGCGTCTTCATCAAGCAGTTCATGCGCGTGGGCCGCAACCCGGAGGCCGGCGAGCCGCTGACGCAGAACTGCGACCCGTCCGACCCCAACAACGGCAAGCAGATGATGCTGCTGGTGACGGGCACGGACTCCAGCGGCTTCTACGTCACGGACATGACGGCCTGCCGCGTGCCGGAGCGGAGCGTCGCCGGCGCGAACATCCAGACGCCGGAGCCGGACGGCTTCAACCCGGGCCGCTTCAACAGCATCTACATCTATAACTACTCCTTCCCGGAGGGCCTGGACTCCGGCGACCTGCTCTGGACGCTGTCCGGCACGGTGGCGGAGTTCACCAACACCACGCAGATGAGCTTCCCCGCATGGACGGTGCGGGAGAACGTGCGCCTGCTGCCGCAGGACCAGTGGAACAAGTACCTGGACCAGGTGCCGCCCGTGGAGATCAACGGCCGGCTGTGCGGCTTCAGCGCCTCGCCCTACCTGGACGACATCCTGTGCGGCTACAGCTACAAGAACTACAAGATGGAGAGCCTGGAGTCTTCGCTGGTGAAGCTGCGCCGGGTGAGGTTCCCCAAGGTGTTCCGCAACTGCGACGCCAACGGCAACAACGACATGCCCATGTTCTGCCCGGTGGGCAGCGGCGCGTCCCGCAGCTGGCAGAACTGCTTCGAGGAGCCGCCGGATGATCCGGACCTGCCGGAGCGCAAGTGCGTCATCGACTGCACGCTGGGCATTGGCGAGTACGCCGGCACCATCTGCGCGGAGAAGACGACGTACACGAACTTCGGTCAGTTCGTCGTGGAGATGAACCCCGTGGGCCCCGCCTCCCTGGGCATGGACGAGTCCGTCGCGGACCGCATCATGAACGTCAAGGTGGGCACCACCTCCGTGCGTCCCAGCAAGACGCTGCCCCAGGGCTACCGGTTGAACGTCATCTGTGATCAGCCGGTGCGCGCTCGCTTCGGCCCGGTCAGCGTGACGGCGGACCAGACGGGCACGCTCATCCCGGCGAACAGCCGCTACGAGTACACGCTGCAGGGCTCCGAGGTGACGGTCGCGCTGGTGCGCGACGCCGCCGCCACGGCCGACGCCACCTGCAAGGTGGCGCCGGACACGCGCTCGCGCATCAGCCTGCAGATCAAGGACGCGGTGCCGGACCTCAACCCGGACTGCAAAGAGAACGACACCGACGCGGCGAAGGCGCTCCAGTGCAGGCAGCTGCGGGCGGCCACCTTCGACGTCGTCGGTCACCTGAAGCACGTGGGTCCGGCGCGTCCGCGCTGGAACGTCCTGCCGCGAGACCAGGACGACCTCTGCTGCTACCCCGGGCCCGGGATGGAGTGCCCGAAGCCCATCAAGCCGTGCCCGTAGTCATCCACCTTTGACCAGTCGCATTGCGCGCCCCGGCTCACCGCCGGGGCGCAGGGAGGAGCGGTCTCCCCCGGACCGCTTCCTGGAGGGACATTGAAAACGTTGCAGACGCTGGCCCTGGCGGGCCTGACAACCCTTTCCGCGCCCGCTTGGGCCGGGGACTTCGTGGACACCCGTCTGTCGTTCGTCTTCGCGGACGACAACGTGCTGGCGGGCGCGGGAGAGACCACTCCCAACAGCCCCAACGCACGCTTTGGCGCGGGCAACCAGAACACGCAGTTCTACGACAACTTCAACACCAAGTTCTCCGGCTTCGAGACGCTGTCGAACGTCGTGCTCTACAAGCGCATGCCGGCGTTCTTCGAGGGCCTCACCACGGAGGCGGCCCTCACGCTGCTGGTGCTGGAGCGCCCGTCCGGCGGTGTCGACATCCTCGACAACTCCAGCTACGTGCGCCTGAACTACCAGCCGCCAAGCTGGGGAGAGAAGGAAGGCATCTCGCTCACCGGCTTCCCGGTGTCCGCGGACCGCTTCCGTCTGGGCTATGCGTACCGCATCTCCTGGGGCGGCAGCTCCATCTTCACCAATCGCGCCACCGCGGCGGGTGTGCCGGGCGCCAAGCTGCAGATCACCCGCGACCGCTGGTACGCGTACGTGGGCGGCAAGACGGCCCTGGTGCTCAACGACCTCATCCTGGAGCAGGAGACGCTCTACGGCGTGATGGCCGGCGCGGGCTGGGACATCCTGGACACGCTGCGCGTGGAGGCCGGCGGCGGCTACTTCCAGAAGGGCATCGTCCCGGGCCTGGCGAACCAGTCCATCGAGGCGCCCGTCAACTCCTACGGCGCGTCCGCCCAGGTCGTCTACCACGTGGGCGTGCCGGTGGGCACGAGCGTGGACTTCCGGCTCTACAAGAACGACCCGGAAATCTACCAGCGCTTCTTCGCGCCGGAGCAGTACCCGGGCGGCCTGTCGTACTCCGTGTCGCTGGAGGGCAGCTACCTCTCGCAGACGCTGCAGGACCCGGACAAGTTCGGCGCGACCAAGTACCAGGGGGCGACGGCGCTCGCCTTCCAGGGCCGCGCGAAGTGGAACCGCTTCCGCTTCAACGCGCTGGCGCTCGTGCGCAGCCTGTCCTTCATCCAGTTCGACGTGCCGGGCTTCCCGCCGTTCCAGGACTTCCCCACGGGCACCGTGCTGAAGCCCGAGGTCTTCGGCGCGCTGGGTGTGGACTACAACATCGCGGGCCTGCACCTGACGCCGGGCTTCATCTTCGGCGCGCAGCAGCCGGCGTCCTTCCGCAGCCCGGTGCCGCTCATCGGCGGCAGCAACCCGCCCCCCGCCCTCACGGGCACGCGCACGGTGGTGGTGCGTGACGCCAACCAGCTGAGCATCCTGCCCAGCACCTGCGGCGGCTCTGGAGCGTGCGAGGCGCAGCTCATCTGGTCCGCCAAGGCCACCTTCCGGTGGGACCTGTCGGAGACGGTCGCGGCGGTGGGCGAGGTCTACTACACGTACGACACCAACCGGACCACGTTCGAGGACGACGTGACGGGCATCGCGCAGCCGAACTTCGAGAAGCCGCACGCGCTGGGCTTCAACACGCTGCTGCAGGCGCGCTTCTAGGCCGCCCTGCCCATCCCGGTTCCACCGTGGGGCCCGCCGTGAAGCACGGCGGGCCCTTCGTGTTTCCGGGACAAGGCCCGCTAGAAGGCGGACGTCATCCGCACCACCTCGTCGAAGGCGGTGAGGCCCTGCGCCAGCTTGCGCACGGCGGCCTCGCGCAGGGTGCGCATGCCGCCGCGGCGGGCGGCCTGCACCAGGTGCTCGTAGGGCGCCTCGCGGGCGATGAGCTCACGCACCTCGCGGGAGGTGGAGACGATCTCGAAGACGCCGGTGCGGCCGGAGTAGCCGGTACCCCGGCAGCGCACGCACCCCGCGCCATTGGACAGCTTCACACCGCCGGGCAACAGCGGCAGCGGCGCCTCCAGGGCCAGGAGCTCGTCCGGCGTGAGCACCGCCTCCTCCGCGCAGTGCGCGCAGACGCGGCGCAGGAGGCGCTGGGCCATGACGCCCAGGAGGCTCTGCGCCAGGAGGAAGGCCGGCACGCCCAGGTCCTTCATGCGTGCCACCGCGCCCAGCGCGTCGTTGGTGTGCAGCGTGGAGAGCACCAGGTGGCCGGTGAGCGCGGCCTGGATGGCGTTCTCCGCCGTCTCCGCGTCGCGGATCTCACCCACCATGATGACGTCCGGGTCCTGCCGCAGGATGTGGCGCAGCGCCCCCGCGAAATCCAGGCCCACCTTGGGCTGCACCTGGACCTGGTTGAAGGTGTCCCACACCATTTCGATGGGGTCTTCAATCGTGGTGACGTTGACGTCCGGCCCCGCCACCGCCTTGAGCGCGGAGTAGAGCGTCGTCGTCTTGCCGCTGCCCGTGGGGCCCGTCACCAGGATGAGTCCGTGGGGTTGGTCAATCCACGACTCGAAGTGGTGCTTCTCGTCCGGCTCGAAGCCCAGCTGGGCGATGTCCTGCACCAGCGTCTCCGGGTCGAAGATGCGGATGACGACCTTCTCGCCGAAGGCGGTGGGCAGCGTGGAGACGCGGAGCTCCACCTCGCGGCCGTCGCGCTCCGTCTTGATGCGGCCGTCCTGGGGGCGGCGCTTCTCCGAGATGTCGATGCGCGACAGCATCTTCACGCGCGACACGATGGGCGGGTGCACCTGCGCGGGCAGCGAGTACACCGGGTGCAGCACGCCGTCGATGCGCAGCCGCACCACGGCGGTGGCCCGCTTGGGTTCGATGTGGATGTCCGACGCGCGGTTGTCGAACGCGTAGCGCAGGAGGTAGTCCACCGCCTGAACCACCGGCCGGTCCGACGCCTCCAGCTCCTGGGTGCCGCTGAGCGACACCAGCTGTTCGAAGTTGGCGATCTGCCCGTTCGCGTCGCTGAAGTCGTCCGCGGCCTTGGCCAGCGTCTTCTTGAAGCCGTAGATGTCCGCGATGGAGCGCAGGATGTCCGTCTTCGCGGACAGCACGGGCTCCACCGGCACGCCGGTGAGCCGGAAGAAGGACTCGAAGAGCTCGTGGTCGAAGGGGTTGGCCACCGCGACGCGCAGCCGCCCCTGTTCGGTGCGCTCCAGGGGCAGGAGCACGTGCTTCTGCGCGTAGGGCCGGGACACCGTGCGGGTGGCCAGCGCCATGTCCATCTTCAGCGGGTCCAGCTTCCGGTAGGGCAGCCCCGCGGCGCGCGCGGCCGCCTCCGTGACGCGGTCCTCGTCCAGCACGCCCCGCCCACCCGGCGCGGGAATCTGGAAGGCCGCCACCAGCTCCACGGGCGACACGTCGTAGCGGGCCGCGTCCTTGCCCGTGCCGCCCTGCGCCTTGAGGACGCGGGCGCGCGCGGCGGCCTCTCGCGCCAGCACCTCCTGCGCCTGCTGTGGGGTCAGCAGGCGCTGCGCCACCAGGGCCTCCAGCAGGAAGCCCAGCGTGAAGTCGGTGGCGCTGCGCGAAGGGGCGCCGCTTCCGGGGGGAGCCGCCTGTGTCAACCGTTCCTCCTTCTGCGAGTGGCCATGAACAACACCGCGAGCCCCACCAGGAATGCCGCGGAGCTGGGCGCGCTCTGGCAGCCGCAGCCGCCGGGGTCGTTCGTCGAGTCACCCGTGCCGCCATCCACCGGCGGGGGCGGCGGCGTCCCGCCGTCGCTGCACAGGGTGCAGGTGCCGCCGTCCGTCTGCGTGTAGGGGGAGTAGCACTGGCCGCCGACGCCGCAGAACAGGCCGTTGGGGCAGTCCTGGTTGGAGCGGCAGGGGGCGATGCAGCTGCTCCCTTCCGAGAACGGCACGCACTGGAGCGGCGAGGCGCAGGTGTTGGCCGCGCAGTCCTTGAAGCAGAAGCGGTCCTCGCCGGTGCCCGCCGGGCGGCAGGTGCTGCCAGGAGCGCACGTGCAGGTGGACACCGAGCAGGGCTGCGAGCAGACGCCCTGTGGGTTGCCGTTGAGCTTCAGGCACTGCTGATTGGTGCCGCACTCCGAATCCTGGGAGCACGGGTCGCCCTCGACACGCGGGCCCGTCTTCTGCTGGACGCAGGTGTGGTCGCACGAGCTGCAGGCGTAGTTGCTGCCGCAGTCGTTGTTGGTGGCGCAGTCCGCGACGCACACGGTGGCGCCGGTGCCGGGCAGCGTGTTGCAGGTATAGCCCTCGCGACAGTCGCCCTTGCCCGGGCGGCAGTTCTTCAGACAGCGCTGGCCCACGGAGCCCACGGTGGCGCACGTGGAGCCGGTGGGGCAGTCCGCGTTGGAGATGCAGGACTCCGTGCAGTAGCCGCCCTTCCACGCCGGGAAGGCGGGGGTCTTGTCCGCGTCCGTGAGGCAGCGCGAGTCCGCCGCGCCGCACGTGGAGGCACTGGTGCAGGGGTTGCCCACCTTGGTGCCCGTGCCCACCGCCTCCGGCAGACAGGCGTACTGGGAGCCGGAGACGAGCGTGGACGCGCGGCACTGGTAGGGGTCCGGGCAGGCCCCGGGGGTCCCGGACGGGCACGCCTTGGAGCAGAGCTTCAGCGCCTTGCCGCTGGTGGTGGACTGGGTGGTGACACAGGTGAGCCCCGCGCCGCACGCGGTGGTGTCGCACGGCGAGCCCACCGCGCCCGTCTGCGGGTAGCGCTGGCAGATGGCGCCCCGGTCATAGGACGACAGGGTGCGCCGCGGCACGCCCGGATCCAACGCGAAGTACATCACCGCGTCCGGGAACTCGTACGTGCTGCCCAGGCCCAGACAGTGGCCCACCTCGCGCATCACCGCCGTCTGGATGTCCACGAAGCCCGAGGGCGTGGACTCGAGCGTGGTGAACCTGTGGCTCACGGCGTCCAGGAAGATGTCGCACTGGTAGACGAGGCCGCCGTGGGTCAGCGGCACCGCGGTCGCCACGTTCGCGCCGAAGTTGAGGACGTCCTTGTATTCGGTGCTGTTCGGGTCGGTGACGAAGATGGCGGCGACGCTGAAGCCGTCCAGCCGGTCGTTCACGTCCGGGATGGGGACGGTGGTGGAGCGGCCCTTGTACGTGAAGGCGGGCCAGGCGCAGTCCACGTCCTGCCAGGCCTGGAAGGCCTTCTTCACCGCGTCCTCCACCCGCGACAACTCATTGCCCGCGGGCTCGTTGTTGCGCGCGTCCACGTAGTACGGGAAGGGGTCCTGGCTGTTGTTGAGCACCCAGTGATCCAGGAACTTGTAGCCATCCTGGGCGTGCGCCGTCGCGGCCAGCGCCAGCAGCCCCAGGAGGAAGACACACCGCTGCGACCCACGAATCATCACCCGCACCTCTTCGCGTCACGTCCGCACGGGAGCGCCTGCCTGGCGCCGGGACGTCACCGGGCGGGCAGTCTATCCGTGAATGGCGCGAACGGTGGCCTCCACCAGCGCTTCGGGTGTGGGTCGCTCCGCGACGGAGGCCACGGGGATGCCCAGCTGCGTCAGCGCCGTCGCCGTGGTGGGGCCAATGGCCACCACCTTCGCGGACGCCAGCGGCTCGCGGCCCACGCCCTCCACGAAGGCCTCCGCGGTGCGCGGCGAGGCGAAGAGCACCACCTGGGGCGGGGACGCGGCCAGGCCGGCCAGCGCCTCCGGTTCGACGGCGGCCGGAGCGCTGCGGTAGGCCGTCACGCGCGTGACGCGCACGCCCAGGTCGCGCAGGCCGTCCTCCAGCTCCCGCCGCCCCTCCTCCGCCGCGGGCAGGAGCACGTCGTCGTCCGGGCCCAGCACGTCCTTCAGCGCGGTGAAGAGCGCGGCGCCGGTGCCCTCGTCGGGCTCGGCCTCCACCTTCAGGCCACAGCCCTCCACCGCCCTCGCGGTGCGCGGCCCCACGGCGGCCAGCTTCACGCGGGACAGCCGGTCCAACGTGCCCGCGAGCCGCAGCGCCTCCACGAAGGCCTCCACGGCGGAGGGGCTCGCGAACAC
This genomic interval carries:
- a CDS encoding NUDIX hydrolase; this translates as MRPSSSNVTDIEIIEDFSATARCDEGFLRVRRLRCRNRRADGSSSPVYRVDVVDRPRLDAVSVLIYRRASDGNLEVLTRMNLRPAAYFRREQTASMTVPDTVSYLRVEEIVAGLLEPSDKGEDGLRRRAAEEVKEEAGYTVRPEDIQLLGGAFFLAPGILSEKVFPAAVDVTGVAQGEVEGDGSPLEEGAHLQWRPLQSVLDACRKGDIADAKTEVSLTRLLARLS
- a CDS encoding GspE/PulE family protein, with translation MTQAAPPGSGAPSRSATDFTLGFLLEALVAQRLLTPQQAQEVLAREAAARARVLKAQGGTGKDAARYDVSPVELVAAFQIPAPGGRGVLDEDRVTEAAARAAGLPYRKLDPLKMDMALATRTVSRPYAQKHVLLPLERTEQGRLRVAVANPFDHELFESFFRLTGVPVEPVLSAKTDILRSIADIYGFKKTLAKAADDFSDANGQIANFEQLVSLSGTQELEASDRPVVQAVDYLLRYAFDNRASDIHIEPKRATAVVRLRIDGVLHPVYSLPAQVHPPIVSRVKMLSRIDISEKRRPQDGRIKTERDGREVELRVSTLPTAFGEKVVIRIFDPETLVQDIAQLGFEPDEKHHFESWIDQPHGLILVTGPTGSGKTTTLYSALKAVAGPDVNVTTIEDPIEMVWDTFNQVQVQPKVGLDFAGALRHILRQDPDVIMVGEIRDAETAENAIQAALTGHLVLSTLHTNDALGAVARMKDLGVPAFLLAQSLLGVMAQRLLRRVCAHCAEEAVLTPDELLALEAPLPLLPGGVKLSNGAGCVRCRGTGYSGRTGVFEIVSTSREVRELIAREAPYEHLVQAARRGGMRTLREAAVRKLAQGLTAFDEVVRMTSAF
- a CDS encoding MYXO-CTERM sorting domain-containing protein, with the protein product MIRGSQRCVFLLGLLALAATAHAQDGYKFLDHWVLNNSQDPFPYYVDARNNEPAGNELSRVEDAVKKAFQAWQDVDCAWPAFTYKGRSTTVPIPDVNDRLDGFSVAAIFVTDPNSTEYKDVLNFGANVATAVPLTHGGLVYQCDIFLDAVSHRFTTLESTPSGFVDIQTAVMREVGHCLGLGSTYEFPDAVMYFALDPGVPRRTLSSYDRGAICQRYPQTGAVGSPCDTTACGAGLTCVTTQSTTSGKALKLCSKACPSGTPGACPDPYQCRASTLVSGSQYACLPEAVGTGTKVGNPCTSASTCGAADSRCLTDADKTPAFPAWKGGYCTESCISNADCPTGSTCATVGSVGQRCLKNCRPGKGDCREGYTCNTLPGTGATVCVADCATNNDCGSNYACSSCDHTCVQQKTGPRVEGDPCSQDSECGTNQQCLKLNGNPQGVCSQPCSVSTCTCAPGSTCRPAGTGEDRFCFKDCAANTCASPLQCVPFSEGSSCIAPCRSNQDCPNGLFCGVGGQCYSPYTQTDGGTCTLCSDGGTPPPPPVDGGTGDSTNDPGGCGCQSAPSSAAFLVGLAVLFMATRRRRNG
- a CDS encoding MFS transporter; this encodes MSFLPPWLAQLLPIVILLGAIGLVLSRLPKVELGHSDAFLRRRFFNWFPLGLTYAFLYMGRYNLNVATSAMGAQTSNADFANIFFWGTLTYGVAFLLNGPLTDKLGGRFTILLSAGGSAAANIAMGGLVYAVLKNGWDPPGGVVVWLSVLYSVNMYFQSFGAVSIVKVNASWFHVRERGQLGGVFGILISLGLYFAFDWCRFIADAAPVWWVFFVPAALLVGFLVLDAFVIRDTPSQTGHPDFDVADASSGETGPALGVPQLFAKMLSNRVILIILGVEFCSGFLRNAVMQWFPKYAKAVGEGGGFVASNWGMLSCVAGILGGMFAGVISDRIFDSRRGPVSAVLYAGLLVGAVGAVFLLGTAGAGWSVVFMSLCVIGVHGMLSGTATMDFGGKKNAGIVVGIIDGAVYAGTAVHALVYGKILPTGDAMKDPANWKPWPLAMLPLAVMGLVLASRVWNAKPQPKTAAPLPVGDVVPGVVQGASSRTGTNG
- a CDS encoding bifunctional UDP-sugar hydrolase/5'-nucleotidase, producing the protein MCRALLGLFCACALALASCMPVLEGQDYHLEGQEVRLTLLHTSDIHSRLIPYDFTPLKTDQDLQLIPEAGPFGGATRIASILKRERKKGDRILHLDSGDCFQGAPIFNVNTGEAEFRFLSEQHLDAAVVGNHEFDAGALNFTRKARDFANFPLLAANYYWDDPKTTGTNGTAMVTNPYTIKTVKGLRVGVIGMANISSLNSIVEGGNSLQVTPLEQNEAARAYVELLRPVTDLIVIVSHLGLTEDQDLIQGYEAYYEYGRAKPFIERQHDAWKVLEWFGPEGNDKSVVRVHIAGVRGMDVVLGGHLHVVLNPPQLVTDPSGRKVVLSHSGAFAKYVGRLELVVKMPQHLGEGEGAEVISQDYHAFPVDGLWCNEAMRTLRFGNGIFWDPGAFINAPGVREAIAECGRQEDAQTTDLLIPYLLGMDVKLQLTSIFSYAPTDVQRRNNSNGGDSPLGNIAADSMRKRNRVEAEMALTNSLGIRDNLYAGVVTQEAMFNVFPFENTINIMYLSGVEMQEMFDFVTERSSERGCVSQAQISGARFTMDCAQVQLNDLRIACTPATVQKDCPQENREGHAPWQCLEDTSGSRCWAHPGVDIQINGKPLDTNGTYKIAVNDYIAKGGSGFTVLKRNTTRIETGISLRDSLIGYMQGFCTCDDMLNGRETSSNGTRCGSLVNGKWTVDEKTLNSCKVSKAFEDALNNKVGSCSCLELLNVPADAAKQQQAMARCGLPDTTKEAALAQCALPQGPYTGRCTCRDLLTGGNPTCGTVTSQLRTFCEKPTAMPIANAIEDGRIGRRVK